A genomic segment from Bradyrhizobium diazoefficiens USDA 110 encodes:
- a CDS encoding NAD(P)/FAD-dependent oxidoreductase: protein MDRVDCIVIGAGVVGLAVARKLAQAGREVIVLEEAEAIGTITSSRNSEVIHAGIYYRAGSWMARMCVNGKHALYRYCGERGIPHKNCGKLIVATNAKETEKLQSIKAHAEANGVLDMQLLTGEAARALEPALACDAALLSPSTGIIDSHAYMLSLRGEAEEAGAAFAFHTPLIRAKAAAGMIEVEAGGEAPMALQCSLLVNAAGLAATTVARNIDGMPLDRIPPAYLAKGNYFSCNAKAPFSHLIYPVPEPGGLGVHLTLDMAGQARFGPDVEWIETINYEVDPSRAERFYPAIRRYWPTLPDGALMPSYSGIRPKIVPPAVATQDFLMQGPRDHGVAGLINLFGIESPGLTSSLAIADHVAELANI from the coding sequence ATGGATAGGGTCGACTGCATCGTCATCGGAGCCGGCGTGGTCGGGCTCGCGGTGGCTCGAAAGCTGGCCCAGGCCGGGCGCGAGGTCATCGTGCTCGAGGAAGCCGAGGCCATCGGCACCATCACCTCCTCGCGCAACAGCGAGGTGATCCATGCCGGCATCTACTACCGCGCCGGAAGCTGGATGGCGCGCATGTGCGTCAACGGCAAGCACGCGCTCTACCGCTACTGCGGCGAGCGCGGCATCCCGCACAAGAATTGCGGCAAGCTGATCGTCGCGACCAATGCGAAGGAAACCGAGAAGCTGCAATCGATCAAGGCGCACGCCGAGGCCAATGGCGTGCTCGACATGCAGTTGCTCACGGGCGAGGCCGCACGCGCGCTGGAGCCGGCGCTCGCCTGCGACGCCGCGCTGCTCTCGCCCTCGACCGGCATCATCGACAGCCACGCCTACATGCTCTCGCTGCGCGGCGAGGCCGAGGAAGCCGGCGCGGCCTTCGCGTTTCACACCCCGCTGATCCGTGCCAAGGCGGCCGCCGGCATGATCGAGGTCGAGGCCGGCGGCGAGGCACCGATGGCGCTGCAATGCAGCCTCCTCGTCAACGCTGCGGGCCTCGCGGCGACAACGGTGGCGCGCAATATCGACGGCATGCCGCTGGACCGGATTCCGCCGGCCTATCTGGCCAAGGGAAATTACTTCAGCTGCAACGCCAAGGCGCCGTTCTCGCACTTGATCTATCCGGTGCCCGAGCCCGGCGGCCTCGGCGTGCATCTGACGCTGGACATGGCGGGGCAGGCGCGTTTCGGCCCTGACGTCGAGTGGATCGAGACGATCAACTACGAGGTCGATCCGTCACGCGCCGAGCGCTTCTATCCGGCGATCCGGAGATACTGGCCGACGCTGCCTGACGGCGCGTTGATGCCGAGCTATTCGGGCATCCGCCCGAAGATCGTGCCGCCGGCGGTCGCCACGCAGGATTTCCTGATGCAGGGTCCGCGCGATCACGGCGTGGCAGGCCTGATCAACCTGTTCGGCATCGAATCGCCGGGACTGACGTCCTCGCTCGCGATCGCCGATCACGTCGCCGAGCTCGCAAATATCTGA
- a CDS encoding YdcH family protein, which produces MTIQAHLVELERKHKTLENELHEALVHLSTDDLQIVELKRRKLMVKDQIERLKHTGDTLH; this is translated from the coding sequence ATGACAATTCAGGCACATCTGGTTGAATTGGAACGGAAGCATAAAACTCTCGAAAACGAATTGCACGAAGCTCTCGTGCACCTTTCAACAGACGACCTGCAAATTGTTGAGTTGAAGCGCCGGAAGTTGATGGTCAAGGACCAGATCGAGCGTCTGAAGCACACTGGCGACACGCTTCACTAG
- a CDS encoding YdcH family protein, translating to MTHEDESELEAELARLQQEHRDLDAAIDALHQSPAPDLLRLQRLKKRKLLLRDRIAFIEDQITPDIIA from the coding sequence ATGACCCATGAAGACGAGAGTGAACTCGAAGCCGAGCTCGCCCGGTTGCAGCAGGAACACCGAGATCTCGACGCGGCGATCGATGCACTGCATCAATCGCCTGCCCCCGACCTATTGCGGTTACAGCGGCTGAAGAAGCGCAAGCTGTTGTTGCGCGACCGCATCGCCTTCATCGAAGACCAGATCACGCCCGACATCATCGCCTGA
- a CDS encoding GGDEF domain-containing protein, producing MKKPKRASAAKAKKGRKISASRSKPATKRPAKPPRRGASLDGTKDSAKIIRGLRSKLKAAERRVAELEAAADTDFLLEIPNRRGFERELTRAIAYMKRYRATGALIVLDVDRLKPINDSFGHAAGDEVLKAIVGALTRQVRASDVVGRLGGDEFALLLWNLNETDAKAKAAAFEQTIDELSFVFRSQNVTAGASAGVALLGAHSDAGRALEEADAAMYVRKARRRHEPRIRLVSN from the coding sequence ATGAAGAAACCAAAAAGGGCGAGTGCTGCGAAGGCCAAAAAGGGCCGGAAAATCAGCGCCAGCCGGTCCAAACCTGCCACCAAGCGTCCGGCCAAGCCGCCGCGGCGCGGAGCGTCGCTTGATGGCACCAAGGATAGTGCAAAGATCATCCGCGGGCTGCGGAGCAAGCTCAAGGCGGCGGAGCGGCGGGTCGCGGAACTGGAAGCTGCCGCCGACACCGATTTCCTGCTCGAGATTCCGAACCGGCGCGGCTTCGAGCGCGAGCTCACACGCGCCATCGCCTACATGAAGCGCTATCGCGCCACCGGCGCGCTGATCGTGCTCGATGTCGATCGGCTGAAGCCGATCAACGATTCCTTCGGCCACGCCGCCGGCGACGAGGTGCTCAAGGCGATCGTCGGCGCGCTGACGCGGCAGGTCCGCGCCTCCGACGTGGTCGGCCGGCTCGGCGGCGACGAGTTCGCGCTGCTGCTGTGGAATCTCAACGAGACCGATGCCAAGGCGAAGGCCGCGGCCTTCGAGCAGACGATCGACGAATTATCCTTCGTCTTCCGCAGCCAGAATGTGACCGCGGGCGCCTCCGCCGGCGTCGCGTTGCTGGGGGCGCATTCCGACGCAGGCCGCGCCTTGGAGGAGGCGGATGCCGCAATGTATGTGCGCAAGGCGCGCCGGCGGCACGAGCCGCGGATCAGGCTGGTCAGCAACTGA
- the purE gene encoding 5-(carboxyamino)imidazole ribonucleotide mutase, with protein sequence MTAPIAIIMGSQSDWDTMRHAADTLEALGVAAETRIVSAHRTPDRLVAFAKGAKAAGYKIIIAGAGGAAHLPGMAAALTELPVFGVPVESKTLKGVDSLYSIVQMPAGIPVGTLAIGKAGAINAALLAAAVLALSDPALSDRLAAWRKAQTEAVAERPEDKA encoded by the coding sequence ATGACCGCGCCGATCGCCATCATCATGGGAAGCCAGTCGGACTGGGACACGATGCGGCATGCCGCCGACACGCTCGAGGCGCTCGGCGTTGCCGCCGAGACCCGCATCGTTTCGGCACACCGCACCCCCGACCGGCTGGTCGCTTTCGCCAAGGGCGCCAAGGCGGCGGGTTACAAGATCATCATCGCCGGCGCGGGCGGCGCTGCACATTTGCCGGGCATGGCGGCGGCACTGACGGAGCTCCCGGTCTTCGGTGTTCCCGTCGAATCGAAGACGCTCAAGGGCGTCGATTCGCTCTATTCGATCGTGCAGATGCCCGCGGGCATCCCGGTCGGCACCCTTGCCATCGGCAAGGCCGGCGCGATCAATGCGGCGCTGCTTGCTGCCGCCGTGCTGGCGCTGTCCGACCCAGCCTTGTCCGACCGCCTCGCCGCCTGGCGCAAGGCACAGACCGAGGCGGTCGCTGAGCGCCCGGAGGACAAGGCGTGA
- a CDS encoding 5-(carboxyamino)imidazole ribonucleotide synthase: MTDAKQVKLKPGDTIGILGGGQLGRMLAMAAARLGLRCQVFSPDPDSPAFDVVLNATCAEYADVEALELFANDVDVITYEFENVPAAAAMVLDARRPVLPNRKILETTQDRLAEKDFVTRLGIGTAAYADVTSVPSLREAILRIGLPAVLKTRRFGYDGKGQAIIRAGDDIAKVWTSLATKSAILEAFVPYEREISVIAARSVAGQVECFDVTENEHRDHILKISRAPAPIPDALAEEARSIASKIASALDYVGVLAVEMFVLANGTGPKVLVNEIAPRVHNSGHWTLDGASVSQFEQHIRAIAGWPLGKPVRHGEIVTMTNLIGDEINDYEKWLSVPGATIHIYGKGAPRPGRKMGHVTEVRPPRDK, from the coding sequence GTGACTGACGCAAAGCAGGTGAAGCTGAAGCCCGGCGACACCATCGGAATCCTCGGCGGCGGACAATTGGGGCGGATGCTGGCCATGGCCGCGGCACGGCTCGGACTGCGCTGCCAGGTGTTCTCGCCCGATCCGGACTCGCCGGCCTTCGACGTCGTGCTGAACGCGACCTGCGCCGAATATGCCGACGTCGAGGCGCTCGAGCTGTTCGCCAACGACGTCGACGTCATCACCTACGAATTCGAGAACGTCCCGGCGGCCGCCGCGATGGTGCTGGACGCGCGCCGCCCGGTGTTGCCCAACCGCAAGATCCTGGAGACCACCCAGGACCGGCTCGCCGAGAAGGATTTCGTGACGCGGCTCGGCATCGGCACCGCAGCCTATGCCGACGTCACCTCCGTCCCCTCGTTGCGCGAGGCGATTTTAAGGATCGGTCTTCCGGCCGTGCTGAAGACCCGCCGCTTCGGCTATGACGGCAAGGGCCAGGCCATCATCCGCGCGGGCGACGACATCGCCAAGGTCTGGACCAGCCTCGCCACCAAATCGGCGATCCTGGAGGCCTTCGTGCCGTACGAGCGCGAGATCTCCGTGATCGCCGCGCGCTCGGTCGCGGGCCAGGTGGAATGTTTCGACGTCACCGAGAACGAGCACCGCGACCACATCCTGAAGATATCGCGCGCGCCCGCGCCGATCCCGGACGCGCTCGCCGAAGAGGCGCGCAGCATCGCAAGCAAGATCGCAAGCGCACTCGACTATGTCGGCGTGCTGGCGGTGGAGATGTTCGTGCTCGCCAATGGCACCGGACCAAAGGTGTTGGTCAACGAGATCGCCCCGCGCGTGCACAATTCCGGACACTGGACACTCGACGGCGCCTCCGTCTCGCAATTCGAGCAGCACATCCGCGCCATTGCCGGCTGGCCGCTCGGCAAGCCGGTGCGCCACGGCGAGATCGTCACCATGACCAATCTGATCGGCGACGAGATCAACGATTACGAGAAGTGGCTGAGCGTTCCGGGCGCGACCATCCACATCTATGGCAAGGGCGCACCGCGCCCCGGCCGCAAGATGGGCCATGTCACCGAGGTCCGGCCGCCCCGGGACAAGTGA
- the aqpZ gene encoding aquaporin Z, whose product MDMKKYAAEAIGTFWLTFAGCGSAVIAAGFPQVGIGLVGVSLAFGLSVVTMAYAIGHISGCHLNPAVTVGLAAGGRFPAGQILPYVIAQVCGAIVAAELLYIIASGAPGFDVTKGFASNGYDAHSPGQYSMMACFLTEVVMTMMFLFIIMGATHGRAPAGFAPLAIGLALVMIHLVSIPVTNTSVNPARSTGPALFVGGWAMAQLWLFWVAPLIGGALGGVIYRWLSEEPTGVVAGAKAA is encoded by the coding sequence ATGGATATGAAGAAATATGCTGCCGAGGCCATCGGCACCTTTTGGCTCACATTCGCAGGTTGTGGCAGCGCGGTGATCGCGGCCGGTTTCCCGCAGGTCGGAATCGGCCTGGTCGGCGTGTCCCTGGCTTTCGGCTTAAGCGTCGTCACCATGGCCTACGCGATCGGTCACATCTCGGGCTGTCATCTCAATCCGGCCGTCACGGTCGGCCTTGCCGCCGGCGGGCGCTTTCCGGCCGGACAGATCCTGCCTTACGTGATTGCGCAGGTCTGCGGTGCGATCGTTGCCGCCGAACTGCTCTACATCATCGCCAGCGGCGCCCCAGGCTTCGACGTCACCAAGGGCTTCGCGTCGAACGGGTACGACGCGCATTCGCCCGGCCAGTACAGCATGATGGCCTGCTTCCTCACCGAGGTGGTGATGACCATGATGTTCCTGTTCATCATCATGGGTGCCACCCATGGCCGCGCGCCCGCGGGCTTCGCGCCGCTCGCGATCGGGCTTGCGCTGGTGATGATCCATCTCGTCAGCATTCCCGTCACCAACACGTCGGTGAACCCGGCGCGCAGCACGGGCCCCGCGCTGTTCGTCGGCGGCTGGGCGATGGCGCAGCTCTGGCTGTTCTGGGTCGCGCCACTGATCGGCGGCGCGCTTGGCGGGGTGATCTATCGCTGGCTCAGCGAGGAGCCCACCGGCGTCGTCGCAGGCGCGAAGGCGGCCTAG
- the rpsU gene encoding 30S ribosomal protein S21, whose translation MQVLVRDNNVDQALKALKKKMQREGIFREMKLRGHYEKPSEKKAREKAEAVRRARKLARKKLQREGLLPMKPKPVFGAGAGGERGGRGGPGAGPRGPR comes from the coding sequence GTGCAGGTTCTCGTTCGCGATAACAATGTCGATCAAGCCCTCAAGGCGCTGAAGAAGAAGATGCAGCGCGAGGGTATTTTCCGCGAGATGAAGCTCCGCGGTCACTACGAAAAGCCCTCTGAGAAGAAGGCCCGCGAAAAGGCCGAAGCCGTGCGCCGCGCGCGCAAGCTGGCCCGCAAGAAGCTCCAGCGTGAAGGCCTGCTGCCGATGAAGCCGAAGCCGGTGTTCGGCGCTGGCGCCGGTGGTGAGCGCGGCGGCCGTGGCGGCCCGGGTGCTGGTCCGCGCGGACCGCGCTGA
- a CDS encoding tetratricopeptide repeat protein — MASPFPERGLARLRQIWQQPFALALMGIALCGCSFDLGSLMPEKEKPQEAPKAAAATESAVSPGNVTEAQAHTAKAQALAKSGETAAALDEFNRAVGLDPYNAQALYGRALIYQGNNQHDFAVADFTAASGLNPQKAEPLLGRAISHLALGKIKEATADLDEASEADPHNAQVWTARGQAYERLGDKAKAAASYTKAVALRPRDDAARSGLARVGG, encoded by the coding sequence ATGGCCTCCCCTTTCCCCGAGCGTGGCTTGGCGCGACTGCGCCAGATCTGGCAGCAACCGTTCGCACTGGCCTTGATGGGGATCGCACTGTGCGGCTGCTCCTTCGATCTGGGATCGCTGATGCCGGAGAAGGAAAAGCCGCAGGAGGCCCCCAAGGCGGCGGCCGCCACCGAGAGCGCGGTCAGCCCCGGCAACGTCACTGAGGCCCAGGCCCACACCGCAAAGGCCCAGGCCCTGGCCAAGTCAGGCGAGACGGCTGCAGCGCTCGACGAATTCAATCGCGCGGTCGGACTCGATCCCTACAACGCGCAGGCGCTCTATGGCCGCGCGCTGATCTACCAGGGCAACAACCAGCACGATTTCGCCGTCGCCGATTTCACCGCCGCGAGCGGGCTCAACCCGCAAAAGGCCGAGCCCCTGCTCGGCCGCGCCATCAGCCATCTCGCCCTCGGCAAGATCAAGGAGGCGACGGCCGATCTCGACGAGGCTTCCGAGGCCGATCCGCACAATGCCCAGGTCTGGACCGCGCGCGGGCAGGCCTATGAGCGGCTGGGTGACAAGGCCAAGGCGGCAGCGTCCTACACCAAGGCGGTCGCACTTCGTCCACGCGACGATGCCGCCCGCAGCGGCCTCGCCCGCGTCGGCGGCTGA
- a CDS encoding cupin domain-containing protein encodes MLAAKSEVQIDNEEVRVTEWRLAPGSATGHHTHGMDYVIVPVVAGEMTIVAPGGERSKAQLAAGKSYFRKAGVQHDVLNETSTEIVFLEIELKL; translated from the coding sequence ATGCTTGCCGCCAAGTCCGAGGTTCAGATCGACAACGAAGAGGTCCGGGTGACCGAATGGCGGCTCGCCCCGGGCAGCGCGACCGGGCACCACACCCACGGGATGGACTATGTGATTGTTCCTGTCGTCGCCGGCGAAATGACCATCGTGGCCCCCGGCGGCGAGCGTTCCAAGGCGCAGCTCGCGGCCGGAAAATCCTACTTCCGCAAAGCCGGCGTCCAGCACGACGTACTTAACGAAACCTCAACTGAGATCGTGTTCCTTGAGATCGAGCTGAAGCTGTAA
- a CDS encoding calcium:proton antiporter, with protein sequence MSAHNPMPRSAWIFPALAVLLFAAVSATGYVFTLSLGGLVFAIVLLVILFGTVFAAVHHAEVIAERVGEPYGTLVLTLSVTIIEVALITTIMLGDKPAPELARDTVFAVVMIVCNGLVGLCIFIGGLRYREQGFQLSGANVYLSVLFALATITLIMPNYTTTTPGPVYSAVQLGFVDVVTLALYAVFLYTQTVLHKDYFVHERAEGEGGEAHPSAGALALTVGLLLVSLLAVVLLAKKFSLVVDAVAARIGAPPAFAGLLVALLILMPEGVSAIAAARKNDLQKSINLALGSSLATIGLTIPAVGIATYAFDKELELGLSAQGSVLLLLTFFLSMLTFGTGRTNVLFGLVHMVVFAVYVFMVFVP encoded by the coding sequence ATGAGCGCGCATAATCCGATGCCACGGTCGGCCTGGATCTTCCCGGCGCTGGCCGTGCTGTTGTTTGCGGCCGTCAGTGCGACGGGCTACGTCTTCACGCTCTCGCTGGGCGGGCTCGTCTTCGCGATCGTCCTACTGGTCATCCTGTTCGGCACGGTGTTCGCCGCCGTTCATCATGCCGAAGTGATCGCCGAACGGGTCGGCGAGCCCTATGGCACGCTGGTGCTGACGCTCTCGGTGACCATCATCGAGGTGGCCCTGATCACCACCATCATGCTGGGCGACAAGCCGGCGCCGGAACTGGCGCGCGACACCGTGTTCGCCGTGGTCATGATCGTCTGCAACGGTCTCGTCGGGCTCTGCATCTTTATCGGCGGCCTGCGCTATCGCGAGCAGGGTTTTCAGCTCTCCGGGGCCAACGTCTATCTCAGCGTCCTGTTCGCGCTCGCGACCATCACGCTGATCATGCCGAATTACACGACCACCACGCCGGGCCCGGTCTATTCGGCGGTTCAGCTCGGCTTCGTCGACGTGGTGACGCTCGCGCTCTACGCGGTGTTTCTCTACACCCAGACCGTCCTGCACAAGGACTACTTCGTTCATGAACGGGCGGAGGGCGAGGGCGGGGAGGCGCACCCGTCGGCCGGGGCGCTTGCGCTCACCGTGGGGCTGCTCCTGGTCTCGCTCCTGGCAGTCGTGCTGCTGGCCAAGAAATTCTCGCTCGTGGTCGATGCCGTGGCCGCAAGGATCGGCGCGCCGCCGGCCTTTGCCGGCCTTCTGGTCGCGCTTCTGATCCTGATGCCCGAAGGTGTCTCGGCCATTGCGGCGGCCCGCAAGAACGATCTCCAGAAGAGCATCAACCTCGCCCTCGGCTCCTCGCTGGCGACCATCGGTCTCACCATCCCGGCCGTCGGCATCGCCACCTATGCCTTCGACAAGGAGCTCGAGCTCGGCCTCAGCGCCCAGGGCAGCGTCCTTTTGCTCCTGACCTTCTTTTTGAGCATGCTGACCTTCGGCACGGGCAGGACCAATGTCCTGTTCGGGCTGGTCCATATGGTGGTATTTGCCGTCTACGTGTTCATGGTTTTCGTGCCCTGA
- a CDS encoding sodium:proton antiporter, producing the protein MLRGDLSVAAILALLPQQAWAAMELDGAAMRWPYALPFAGLLLSIALGPLLFAKFWHHHYGKIAAAWSLLALGSLVWLAGGMATLAALVHAMLAEYLGFIVLLFSLYVVAGGILITGDIRGTPAANAGILALGTLMASVVGTTGAAMILIRPLIRANRPRRRNAHVVIFFIILVANVGGALSPLGDPPLFVGFLHGVDFFWTTRNIWLQTTIVAGLLLVIFVAVDVWRFRSEPPPGDTGPLKPVRIRGLVNLVLIAAIVASLLASAMWKPGIAFDILGTRLELEDIARNVALLAIAALSVWLTPDEHRQANGFTWEPIREVAKLFAGIFVAIIPVIAMLDAGHHGAFAWLLSAVTAPDGTPREVAYFWFTGVMSAFLDNAPTYLLFFELAGGDPQVLMHALSGTLASISMGAVYMGALTYIGNAPNFMVASIARENGVEMPSFFGYLLRAGAVLIPLFLLLTVLPVAPFLHWH; encoded by the coding sequence ATGCTGCGCGGCGACCTGTCCGTCGCTGCGATCCTCGCGCTGTTGCCGCAGCAGGCATGGGCCGCGATGGAACTCGACGGCGCGGCGATGCGCTGGCCCTATGCACTGCCCTTTGCCGGTCTCCTGCTGTCGATCGCGCTCGGGCCGCTGCTGTTTGCAAAGTTCTGGCACCACCATTACGGCAAGATCGCCGCGGCCTGGTCACTGCTGGCACTCGGCTCGCTGGTCTGGCTCGCAGGAGGCATGGCGACGCTGGCCGCACTCGTCCACGCCATGCTCGCCGAATATCTCGGCTTCATCGTGCTGCTGTTCTCGCTCTATGTCGTGGCCGGCGGCATTCTCATCACGGGCGACATCAGGGGCACGCCGGCGGCGAATGCCGGCATCCTCGCGCTCGGCACGCTGATGGCGAGCGTCGTCGGCACCACCGGGGCGGCGATGATCCTGATCCGCCCCCTGATCCGGGCCAACCGGCCGCGGCGCCGCAACGCTCATGTCGTCATCTTCTTCATCATCCTGGTCGCCAATGTCGGCGGCGCGCTGAGCCCGCTCGGCGATCCCCCGCTGTTCGTCGGCTTCCTGCACGGCGTCGACTTCTTCTGGACCACGCGGAACATCTGGCTGCAGACGACGATCGTTGCCGGACTGCTGCTCGTCATCTTCGTCGCCGTCGACGTCTGGCGTTTCAGGAGCGAGCCGCCGCCCGGCGACACGGGTCCTTTGAAGCCGGTGCGGATCCGCGGCCTCGTCAACCTCGTGCTGATTGCAGCCATCGTCGCGAGCCTGCTGGCCTCGGCGATGTGGAAGCCCGGCATTGCCTTCGACATTCTCGGAACCAGGCTGGAGCTGGAAGACATCGCCCGCAACGTGGCGCTGCTGGCCATTGCGGCGCTGTCGGTGTGGCTGACGCCGGACGAGCACAGGCAGGCCAACGGCTTCACCTGGGAGCCGATCCGCGAAGTCGCAAAGCTGTTCGCGGGCATCTTTGTCGCCATCATCCCGGTCATTGCCATGCTCGATGCCGGGCACCACGGCGCCTTCGCCTGGCTTTTGTCCGCCGTCACGGCACCGGACGGAACGCCGCGCGAGGTCGCCTATTTCTGGTTCACGGGTGTGATGTCGGCGTTCCTCGACAATGCGCCGACCTACCTGCTGTTCTTCGAGCTCGCCGGCGGCGACCCGCAGGTGCTGATGCATGCGCTCTCGGGCACGCTCGCCTCCATCTCCATGGGCGCGGTCTACATGGGGGCGCTCACCTATATCGGCAATGCGCCGAACTTCATGGTCGCCAGCATCGCCCGCGAGAACGGCGTCGAGATGCCGAGCTTCTTCGGCTATCTCCTGCGCGCCGGCGCCGTGCTGATCCCGCTGTTCCTGCTGCTGACCGTCCTGCCGGTCGCGCCGTTCCTGCACTGGCATTGA
- a CDS encoding alpha/beta hydrolase yields the protein MTIVKWIAILLAAVYCAGLVVLYVRQREMLFPIPPVGRTAPDAAGLPEAEEHVLNTSDAEKVIVWHVPARPGRPVILYFPGNGDFLAGGVSRFKAMTADGTGLVALSYRGYAGSSGAPSEEGLLRDAAAAYAFTTARYAAERIVAWGFSLGTGVAVAIAAEHPVRKLVLEAPYTSTVDVAAAAFRFAPVRLLMRDQFRSDERIARVTVPLLVMHGTNDLAISIMFGERLFALAHEPKQFVRFAGGGHDNLDAFGAIETAKRFIAS from the coding sequence ATGACCATCGTCAAGTGGATCGCCATCCTGCTCGCGGCCGTCTATTGCGCCGGTCTCGTCGTGCTGTATGTCCGGCAGCGCGAGATGCTGTTTCCGATCCCACCCGTCGGTCGCACCGCTCCGGATGCCGCCGGCCTGCCCGAGGCGGAAGAGCACGTCCTGAACACGTCCGATGCCGAGAAGGTCATCGTCTGGCACGTGCCGGCCAGGCCCGGCCGCCCCGTGATTCTGTATTTTCCGGGCAACGGCGATTTTCTCGCGGGCGGCGTCAGCCGCTTCAAGGCGATGACCGCCGACGGCACCGGCCTCGTCGCGCTGTCCTATCGCGGCTATGCCGGCTCCTCCGGCGCGCCGAGCGAGGAGGGCCTGCTGCGCGATGCCGCGGCCGCCTACGCCTTCACGACGGCGCGCTATGCAGCGGAACGAATCGTCGCCTGGGGCTTCTCGCTCGGAACGGGCGTTGCGGTCGCCATCGCCGCCGAACATCCGGTCCGCAAGCTGGTCCTGGAGGCGCCGTACACCTCGACGGTCGATGTTGCTGCCGCGGCGTTCCGCTTCGCTCCGGTCCGCCTCCTGATGCGCGATCAGTTTCGCTCCGACGAGCGGATCGCGCGCGTCACGGTGCCGCTCTTGGTGATGCATGGCACCAATGACCTTGCCATTTCGATCATGTTCGGAGAGCGTCTGTTCGCGCTCGCGCATGAACCGAAGCAGTTCGTTCGCTTTGCGGGCGGCGGACACGACAATCTTGATGCTTTCGGTGCGATTGAAACAGCAAAGCGCTTCATTGCTTCCTAG
- a CDS encoding NAD(P)(+) transhydrogenase (Re/Si-specific) subunit beta: protein MNANLSAFLYLVAGVLFILSLRGLSSPASSRQGNLFGMIGMAIAVATTLANHPPADGLAWVLVIVGIAIGGAIGAVIARRVPMTSMPELVAAFHSLVGMAAVLVAAGAFYAPEAFDIGTPGNIHGQSLVEMSLGVAIGALTFTGSVIAFLKLSARMSGAPIILPFRHIINIALAVALVFFIVGLVLTGSAFDFWMIVILALALGVLMIIPIGGADMPVVISMLNSYSGWAAAGIGFTLGNSALIITGALVGSSGAILSYIMCHAMNRSFISVILGGFGGETAAAGGGTGEQKPAKLGSADDAAFIMKNASKVIIVPGYGMAVAQAQHALREMADMLKKEGVEVKYAIHPVAGRMPGHMNVLLAEANVPYDEVFELEDINSEFAQADIAFVIGANDVTNPAAEEDKTSPIYGMPVLQVWKAGTVMFIKRSLASGYAGIDNPLFYRDNTMMLLGDAKKVTENIVKAM, encoded by the coding sequence ATGAACGCCAATCTCTCTGCATTCTTGTATCTCGTGGCGGGGGTGCTGTTCATCCTGTCGCTGCGGGGATTGTCGAGCCCGGCTTCTTCCCGCCAGGGCAATTTGTTCGGCATGATCGGCATGGCGATCGCGGTCGCCACCACGCTCGCCAACCATCCGCCGGCTGACGGCCTGGCCTGGGTGCTGGTCATCGTCGGCATCGCCATCGGCGGCGCCATCGGCGCGGTCATCGCGCGCCGCGTGCCGATGACCTCGATGCCGGAACTGGTCGCTGCCTTCCACTCGCTGGTCGGCATGGCCGCGGTGCTGGTCGCTGCCGGCGCGTTCTACGCGCCTGAAGCGTTCGACATTGGCACGCCCGGCAACATCCATGGCCAGAGCCTCGTTGAAATGTCGCTCGGCGTCGCCATCGGCGCGCTGACCTTCACCGGTTCGGTGATCGCGTTCCTGAAGCTGTCCGCGCGGATGAGCGGTGCGCCGATCATCCTGCCGTTCCGTCACATCATCAACATCGCGCTCGCCGTGGCGCTGGTGTTCTTCATCGTCGGTCTCGTGCTGACCGGCAGCGCGTTCGACTTCTGGATGATCGTTATCCTCGCGTTGGCGCTCGGCGTGCTCATGATCATCCCGATCGGCGGCGCCGACATGCCGGTCGTGATCTCGATGCTGAACTCCTACTCCGGTTGGGCCGCGGCTGGTATCGGCTTCACCCTCGGCAACTCCGCGCTGATCATCACCGGCGCGCTGGTCGGCTCCTCGGGCGCGATCCTGTCCTACATCATGTGCCACGCGATGAACCGGTCCTTCATCTCGGTCATTCTCGGCGGCTTCGGCGGCGAGACGGCTGCCGCCGGCGGCGGCACCGGCGAGCAGAAGCCCGCCAAGCTCGGCTCGGCGGATGACGCGGCCTTCATCATGAAGAACGCCTCCAAGGTCATCATCGTGCCCGGCTACGGCATGGCGGTGGCGCAGGCCCAGCACGCGCTGCGCGAAATGGCCGACATGCTGAAGAAGGAAGGCGTCGAGGTGAAATACGCCATTCACCCCGTGGCCGGCCGCATGCCCGGCCACATGAACGTGCTGCTGGCCGAAGCCAACGTGCCCTATGACGAGGTGTTCGAGCTCGAGGACATCAACTCCGAGTTCGCGCAGGCCGATATCGCCTTCGTGATCGGCGCCAACGACGTCACCAACCCGGCGGCCGAAGAGGACAAGACCTCCCCGATCTACGGCATGCCCGTGCTCCAGGTCTGGAAGGCCGGCACCGTGATGTTCATCAAGCGCTCGCTCGCCTCGGGCTATGCCGGCATCGACAATCCGCTGTTCTACCGCGACAACACCATGATGCTGCTCGGCGACGCCAAGAAGGTCACCGAGAACATCGTCAAGGCGATGTAG